A single region of the Anaerostipes rhamnosivorans genome encodes:
- a CDS encoding pyruvate carboxylase has protein sequence MQIKKFKKVLVANRGEIAIRVFRALNELGITTVGVFSKEDRYALFRSKADESYQLNPDKGPIDAYLDIKTIIRIAKEKNVDAIHPGYGFLSENPEFVDACERHGITFIGPTSDIMRAMGDKISSKQMAIKADVPIIPGVDHAVHSEKEVLEIAEKVGYPVMLKASNGGGGRGMRIVHTAQEMPKEYAEARDESKKAFGDDQIFIEKYLKSPKHIEVQIIGDNYGNVVHLYDRDCSVQRRHQKVVEYAPAFSIPEETRQTIFDSSLRLAKAVGYRNAGTLEFLVDADNNPYFIEMNPRVQVEHTVTEMVTGIDIVQTQIQVAQGYALDSDEIQIPSQESVETTGYAIQTRITTEDPSNNFLPDTGKITVYRSGAGNGIRLDGGNAYAGAEITPYYDSLLVKACSHDRTFLGAVMKSTRVLKETRIRGIKTNIPFLINVLNHETFKTGQCYTTFIEDTPELFLLPESQDRATKILEFLGNKMVNEQKAEEKPFFEDRVLPKYDKKKEIYGARDEFLKLGAEGFTQKILQDKKLYVTDTTMRDAQQSLMATRMRTKDLAGAAKAANQYMENAFSVEAWGGATYDTSYRFLKESPWVRLALLRERMPNTLIQMLLRASNAVGYKNYPDNVVKAFIEEASSRGVDVFRIFDSLNWVENMKLPIETALKTGKIVEGAICYTGDILNPNETKYTLEYYVKKAKELESLGCHIFTIKDMAGLVKPYAAEKLISALKSELNIPVNLHTHDSTGNGVSTLLKATEAGVDIVDCAIGSMSSMTSNPSMNSLVEALYGTDRDTGLVPDQLTELSQYYERLRPVYKQFESGMDAPNTEIYKYEIPGGQYSNLLAQVKEMGAAEDFEEIKGLYKDANDLLGNIVKVTPSSKVVGDFAIFMFKNGLTKENILTEGKGLSYPDSVVEYFEGMIGQPEGGFPKELQDIVLKGKKPITVRPGSLLPSEDFDQIKKGLKEFFYNESMEDEKTLHRKALSYAMYPKVYEDYCRHFEAYNDVTRLESHVYFYGLRKGEETTLTIGAGKDLIIKFVDMSEPDENGYRLLEFEVNGSMREVKILDHNLEVKADHRIKADKSNPAHLGSTIPGTVGKVLVKEGDPVTVNMPLLTVEAMKMETTVVSKVNGKVDKIYVKEGEQVNQEDLLVSFEIGEE, from the coding sequence GAGAGACACGGCATTACATTTATCGGACCGACTTCCGACATCATGAGAGCGATGGGAGACAAGATCTCTTCCAAGCAAATGGCGATCAAAGCGGATGTTCCGATTATTCCGGGTGTCGACCATGCAGTACATAGTGAAAAAGAGGTTCTTGAGATTGCAGAAAAAGTCGGATATCCTGTTATGCTGAAAGCATCCAACGGAGGAGGCGGACGCGGAATGCGTATCGTCCACACTGCACAGGAGATGCCGAAGGAGTATGCGGAAGCCAGAGACGAATCCAAAAAGGCATTCGGAGACGACCAGATTTTTATAGAAAAGTATTTAAAGAGTCCAAAACATATTGAAGTACAGATCATTGGGGATAATTACGGAAATGTGGTTCATCTGTATGACCGTGACTGTTCTGTACAGCGCCGCCACCAGAAGGTGGTTGAGTATGCACCTGCCTTCAGTATTCCGGAAGAGACAAGGCAGACCATCTTTGACAGCTCTTTAAGACTGGCAAAGGCAGTGGGCTACCGCAATGCCGGAACCTTAGAGTTCCTTGTGGATGCGGATAACAACCCTTATTTTATTGAGATGAATCCGAGAGTACAGGTCGAACACACCGTCACAGAGATGGTCACAGGAATCGACATCGTGCAGACCCAGATTCAGGTAGCTCAGGGATATGCCTTGGATTCTGATGAGATCCAGATTCCTTCCCAGGAAAGTGTTGAGACCACAGGCTATGCTATTCAGACACGTATCACTACAGAAGATCCGTCTAATAATTTCCTGCCAGATACCGGAAAGATTACGGTTTACCGTTCCGGAGCAGGAAACGGAATCCGTCTGGACGGAGGAAATGCGTATGCGGGTGCTGAGATCACACCGTATTACGACAGCCTTCTTGTAAAGGCATGTTCCCATGACCGCACCTTCTTAGGGGCTGTGATGAAGTCTACCCGTGTGTTAAAAGAGACAAGGATCCGTGGGATCAAGACGAATATCCCGTTCCTGATCAATGTGCTGAACCATGAGACTTTTAAGACCGGCCAGTGCTACACTACGTTTATAGAAGATACTCCGGAGTTGTTCCTTCTGCCTGAGAGTCAGGATCGTGCCACAAAGATCCTGGAATTCCTCGGCAATAAAATGGTCAACGAACAGAAAGCGGAAGAAAAACCGTTTTTTGAAGACCGTGTTCTTCCGAAGTATGATAAAAAGAAAGAGATTTACGGCGCAAGAGATGAATTCTTAAAACTGGGAGCCGAAGGCTTCACGCAGAAGATTTTACAGGACAAAAAGCTTTACGTCACGGATACCACGATGCGTGACGCTCAGCAGTCATTGATGGCAACCCGTATGAGAACAAAGGATCTTGCAGGGGCCGCCAAAGCAGCCAACCAATATATGGAGAATGCATTTTCCGTGGAAGCATGGGGAGGCGCGACATACGATACCTCATACCGATTCTTAAAGGAATCTCCATGGGTAAGACTCGCACTGCTGAGAGAGAGAATGCCGAATACGCTGATCCAGATGCTTTTAAGGGCATCAAACGCAGTGGGATACAAGAACTATCCAGACAACGTGGTCAAAGCTTTCATCGAAGAAGCATCTAGCCGAGGCGTGGATGTGTTCCGTATCTTTGACAGCTTAAACTGGGTTGAGAATATGAAGCTTCCAATCGAGACGGCCTTAAAGACCGGAAAGATCGTGGAAGGTGCCATCTGCTATACAGGGGATATTCTGAATCCGAATGAGACAAAATACACATTAGAATATTATGTGAAAAAGGCAAAAGAACTGGAAAGCCTTGGATGCCATATCTTTACCATCAAGGACATGGCCGGTCTTGTGAAGCCGTATGCGGCAGAGAAGCTTATCTCAGCCTTGAAGTCAGAACTTAACATACCAGTCAATCTTCACACCCATGATTCTACAGGCAACGGAGTCAGCACTCTGTTAAAAGCAACGGAGGCGGGAGTGGATATTGTAGACTGTGCCATTGGCTCTATGAGCTCTATGACCAGCAATCCTTCCATGAACTCTCTGGTGGAGGCTCTCTACGGAACAGATAGGGATACCGGATTAGTACCGGATCAGCTCACAGAACTGAGCCAGTATTATGAGAGATTGAGACCAGTCTACAAGCAGTTTGAAAGTGGAATGGATGCTCCGAATACAGAGATCTATAAGTATGAGATTCCTGGAGGACAGTACTCTAACCTGTTAGCCCAGGTAAAAGAAATGGGAGCTGCGGAAGACTTTGAGGAGATCAAAGGTCTGTACAAAGATGCCAATGACCTGCTTGGAAATATCGTGAAGGTGACGCCTTCCTCTAAGGTAGTAGGAGATTTTGCAATCTTTATGTTTAAAAACGGCCTGACCAAGGAAAATATTCTGACTGAAGGCAAGGGCTTATCTTACCCTGATTCTGTGGTAGAATATTTTGAAGGTATGATCGGACAGCCGGAAGGTGGATTTCCGAAAGAACTTCAGGACATTGTGCTGAAAGGCAAGAAACCGATCACAGTCCGTCCGGGAAGCCTGCTTCCGTCAGAAGACTTTGATCAGATCAAAAAAGGACTCAAGGAGTTCTTCTACAATGAATCCATGGAGGACGAGAAAACCCTTCACCGCAAGGCCTTAAGCTATGCTATGTATCCGAAAGTATATGAGGATTACTGCAGACATTTTGAAGCTTATAACGATGTCACAAGACTGGAAAGTCATGTGTACTTCTATGGTCTTAGGAAAGGTGAGGAAACGACCCTGACCATCGGAGCTGGAAAAGATCTTATCATTAAGTTTGTGGATATGTCAGAGCCGGATGAAAACGGTTACCGCCTGCTGGAATTTGAAGTCAACGGTTCCATGCGTGAGGTGAAGATCTTAGACCACAACCTTGAGGTTAAGGCTGACCACAGGATCAAGGCAGACAAGAGCAATCCGGCACATTTAGGCTCTACCATCCCTGGAACAGTCGGAAAGGTCCTTGTAAAAGAGGGAGATCCGGTCACTGTGAATATGCCGCTGCTCACGGTGGAAGCCATGAAGATGGAGACCACAGTTGTATCTAAGGTCAACGGAAAAGTAGATAAGATCTATGTCAAAGAGGGAGAACAGGTCAACCAGGAAGACCTGCTGGTATCTTTTGAAATCGGAGAAGAATAA
- a CDS encoding 4Fe-4S dicluster domain-containing protein: MRGIETPVREIRKKVFTEIAKFAYEQRDLEEIEDLPYELVKGELPTYRDSIYRERAVVGERIRLAMGMSLRPADKPARITKGIKESNIAEKYYEPPLLQVIPAACNACKDRAFIVGGECQGCMAHPCMEVCPKNAISFVDGYSYIDQEKCIKCGQCQKVCPYSAIHERKRPCEVACGVGAIETDYAGRATINPDKCVSCGMCMVNCPFGAIADKSQIYQLIKAMNEGNEVIAILAPAFVGQFGPKASPAKVKAALLDIGFADVWEVAVGADAGALEEADHYAHGVATGEVPFLLTSCCPSWSMLGKKYFPEVIDQISNALTPMVATARAARQTNENAKIVFVGPCVAKKLEASRKSVRSEVDFVITFEELDGMFSAKNIDFSNYDKEEEMNDAFGAGRGYAVASGVAAAIEACVKEYHPGVDIKIDHVEGLAECKKMLLQAKAGKKNGYLIEGMGCPGGCVAGAGTNIPVVKAGVQVKKFVNEAEQFIPPETAKY; the protein is encoded by the coding sequence ATGAGAGGAATTGAGACCCCGGTCCGAGAGATCAGAAAAAAGGTGTTTACAGAGATTGCAAAATTTGCCTATGAACAACGAGACCTTGAAGAAATCGAGGATCTGCCATACGAATTAGTGAAAGGTGAACTGCCGACATACCGCGACAGTATTTATCGTGAAAGGGCAGTGGTAGGAGAGAGGATCCGTCTTGCCATGGGGATGTCTTTAAGGCCTGCTGATAAGCCTGCAAGAATCACAAAAGGGATCAAGGAGAGCAACATAGCGGAGAAGTACTATGAGCCGCCTCTTTTACAGGTGATCCCTGCAGCCTGCAACGCATGTAAGGATAGAGCTTTTATCGTGGGAGGAGAGTGCCAGGGATGTATGGCGCATCCGTGTATGGAAGTATGTCCGAAGAATGCCATAAGCTTTGTGGACGGATATTCCTACATTGACCAAGAAAAATGCATTAAGTGCGGACAGTGCCAGAAGGTATGTCCATACAGCGCGATCCATGAGAGAAAAAGACCGTGTGAAGTAGCCTGTGGAGTTGGAGCTATTGAGACTGATTACGCAGGCCGTGCTACCATCAATCCGGACAAGTGTGTTTCATGCGGTATGTGTATGGTCAACTGTCCATTTGGAGCCATCGCGGATAAGTCTCAGATCTATCAGCTGATCAAGGCAATGAATGAGGGTAATGAGGTTATCGCCATCTTAGCTCCTGCCTTTGTGGGACAGTTCGGCCCTAAGGCATCACCAGCTAAGGTAAAGGCAGCCCTGTTAGATATCGGATTTGCAGATGTATGGGAAGTGGCAGTGGGAGCTGATGCCGGAGCACTGGAGGAAGCGGACCACTATGCACATGGAGTTGCAACAGGAGAAGTTCCGTTCTTATTGACTTCCTGCTGTCCATCATGGTCTATGCTTGGCAAAAAGTACTTCCCAGAGGTGATCGACCAGATCTCCAATGCTCTGACTCCTATGGTTGCCACAGCCAGAGCGGCAAGGCAGACCAACGAGAATGCAAAGATCGTATTCGTAGGACCTTGTGTGGCGAAAAAGCTGGAAGCTTCCAGAAAGTCAGTCAGAAGTGAAGTAGATTTTGTCATTACATTTGAAGAGCTGGATGGAATGTTCTCAGCCAAGAACATTGATTTCAGTAACTACGACAAAGAAGAAGAGATGAACGATGCGTTCGGTGCAGGACGTGGATATGCGGTTGCCAGCGGAGTTGCCGCTGCCATCGAGGCATGTGTGAAAGAGTACCATCCGGGAGTGGACATAAAGATCGATCACGTAGAAGGTCTGGCAGAGTGCAAGAAGATGCTTCTTCAGGCAAAGGCCGGCAAGAAGAACGGCTACCTGATCGAAGGAATGGGCTGCCCTGGCGGATGTGTGGCCGGAGCGGGAACCAATATTCCGGTGGTTAAAGCAGGCGTACAGGTTAAGAAGTTCGTGAATGAAGCAGAGCAGTTTATTCCGCCTGAGACAGCCAAATATTAA
- a CDS encoding ClpP family protease: MNEDQRNEVRDTGELDLGGIHVMTVIGEVEGHQLSAQNAKTTKYEHMIPALAKAEYSDDIKGVLILLNTIGGDVECGLALAEMIASLSKPTVTLVLGGSHSIGVPLAVSSDYSFIVKSATMMIHPVRSSGTFIGVLQSYRNIEKIQDRITRFISDHSDVPEKKVEELMLHIGEQVKDAGTILEGEQAVELGLINEIGGMSQAFAKLQEMIQDTQGK, from the coding sequence ATGAACGAAGATCAAAGAAATGAAGTGAGAGATACAGGGGAATTAGACTTGGGCGGCATCCATGTGATGACTGTCATAGGAGAGGTGGAAGGCCACCAGCTGTCTGCCCAGAATGCAAAGACAACCAAGTATGAGCATATGATCCCGGCCCTGGCCAAGGCGGAGTATTCTGATGATATTAAGGGTGTGTTGATTCTGCTCAACACTATCGGAGGTGATGTGGAATGTGGGCTTGCACTTGCAGAGATGATCGCTTCTTTAAGTAAGCCTACGGTAACCCTTGTGCTGGGAGGGAGCCATTCCATCGGAGTGCCTTTGGCAGTTTCCTCTGATTATTCATTTATTGTTAAAAGTGCGACAATGATGATCCATCCGGTCCGTTCCAGCGGTACCTTCATTGGCGTTTTGCAGAGCTACCGCAATATTGAAAAGATTCAGGACCGCATCACGCGGTTTATCAGCGATCATTCCGATGTTCCTGAGAAAAAGGTGGAGGAACTGATGCTCCATATCGGTGAGCAGGTAAAAGATGCAGGAACCATTTTAGAGGGAGAACAGGCAGTGGAGCTTGGATTGATCAACGAAATCGGAGGCATGAGCCAGGCCTTTGCAAAGCTTCAGGAGATGATCCAGGATACTCAGGGAAAATAA